The following coding sequences are from one Haemophilus haemolyticus window:
- a CDS encoding helix-turn-helix domain-containing protein, with translation MGKHYTIEFKLQALHPILNGKMSIREAARFYNIPSNALVGTWLKRFEKSGIKELILRKPSGRPPMKPKYAKMPPPPKTEEERLRLRILQLEAYLNELRRSRFQDETE, from the coding sequence ATGGGTAAACATTACACAATAGAATTTAAATTACAGGCTCTCCACCCTATTTTGAATGGAAAAATGAGTATTAGAGAAGCTGCGCGTTTTTACAATATTCCTTCCAACGCCCTAGTCGGGACGTGGTTAAAAAGGTTTGAAAAAAGTGGCATAAAAGAACTTATTCTCCGTAAACCATCAGGACGACCGCCGATGAAACCCAAATATGCAAAAATGCCACCGCCACCCAAAACTGAAGAAGAGCGTTTACGCCTGAGAATTTTACAGCTTGAAGCCTACCTAAATGAATTGAGAAGGAGCAGATTTCAGGACGAAACCGAGTAA
- a CDS encoding IS3 family transposase → MDYYNHRRIQLKLKGRSPIRYRCQSLN, encoded by the coding sequence TTGGACTATTATAACCACCGTCGGATCCAACTGAAATTAAAAGGACGGAGTCCGATACGATATCGTTGTCAGTCCTTGAATTAA
- a CDS encoding M48 family metallopeptidase, translating into MKKQLKSFAFTLLASSLITACADSASINREAASSYAQEMGKIRTQGAIDTSSNTAKRIHHVFHKMVNYANQANETGQQFNWQINVIKSKELNAWAMPGGKMAFYTGLVDTLQLNDNEIAVVMGHEMAHALKEHGKAKTNFGTVSNIVGAIGGTALSIAVGTDVTDLVSLTKDFALDKPYSRSAETEADEVGLMLMARSGYNPQVAPGLWQKMAKVSGGSRGALDVLASTHPSDQSRQENLQRLLPEAMELYKAAKDKNG; encoded by the coding sequence ATGAAAAAACAACTTAAAAGTTTTGCTTTTACGCTATTAGCTAGTTCACTTATCACTGCTTGTGCTGATTCGGCTTCTATAAATCGAGAGGCAGCGAGTAGTTATGCACAAGAAATGGGAAAAATTCGTACTCAGGGGGCAATTGATACTTCATCAAATACCGCAAAACGAATTCACCATGTGTTTCATAAAATGGTGAATTATGCAAACCAGGCTAATGAGACTGGACAGCAATTTAACTGGCAAATTAATGTGATTAAGTCAAAAGAATTGAATGCTTGGGCTATGCCTGGCGGTAAAATGGCGTTCTATACTGGGTTAGTTGATACCTTACAACTTAATGATAACGAAATCGCGGTGGTAATGGGGCATGAAATGGCTCATGCATTAAAAGAGCATGGTAAAGCTAAAACTAACTTTGGAACCGTTAGTAATATTGTTGGGGCCATTGGAGGGACAGCATTATCCATTGCAGTTGGGACAGATGTGACTGATTTGGTTTCGCTTACTAAAGATTTTGCTTTAGACAAACCTTATTCTCGTAGTGCTGAAACTGAGGCAGATGAAGTGGGATTAATGTTAATGGCTCGTTCTGGATACAACCCACAGGTAGCGCCAGGATTGTGGCAAAAAATGGCAAAAGTGTCTGGTGGTTCTCGAGGTGCTCTTGATGTGTTAGCTTCTACTCATCCTAGCGATCAGTCTCGTCAAGAAAACTTACAACGTTTATTACCTGAAGCAATGGAGCTTTATAAAGCCGCTAAAGATAAAAATGGCTAA